AACATGGGTTCGCACATAGCACGTGTAGAATATAGGTCATATGATAATAGGGTTCGCATATATAGTAGGGGTTTACACATATAGAGGGTTCGCACAAATGGAAGGTTTGCACATACAGAGGGTTTGCATATATAACGAGTTCACACATATGGAGGGTTCACACAAATGGTGGGTTCGCACATATGGAGGGTTCACACATATAGAGGGTTTGCACAAATAAAGGGTTTGTACAAATGATGGGTTCACACAATGGCTTGGCTCGCATAAAGGTATGGCCCGCATAATGGTAAGGTTCGCACTATTGTATGGCTCACACAATGGTATGTCTCGCATAAAGGTATGGCACTCACAATGGTAAGGTTCGCATAATGGTTTGGTTTGCACAAAGTTAAGGCTCGCACTATCACATATAGGGTCGCATATTAACATACAAGGTTCGCATGCTGcctacttggttttcattcaaaTCACATCAGACCTTTCTAAGTCAAATTGCTAGATTAACAACTGCAACAGCTGCAATGTACTCTACTTCTGCTATAGAttgagcaacagtttgttgcttctttgaactctaACAAAACAACTTTGAGCCAAGAGTGAAGAAGTAACCAgaagtgctcttcatgtcatcaatGGATCCTACCCAATCACTATCAGAATATCCTATTAACTTGAGCTCTTTTGCCTTCTTAAACTTTACTCCATAATTCAAAGTCCCTTTTACATATCTGAGAACTCTTTTAGCTGCTTTAAAGTGAACAACATCGCAACCATGAATGAATCTGGACAGGAGCCTAACAGCAAACATAATATCAGGCCTTGTAGCTGTCAAGAAGAACAAACAACCTACCAGGCTACTATATTCCTTCTCATCAACTCTTTCATGGTTTCCATTGTTGGTTAGTTTTTCACCTTGAGCCACAGGTGTGCTACAATTTTGCAGTTTGACATGCAAAATTTGATTAGAATCTTCACAGCAAAAGTCTGCTGGCTTATGAAGATAGCTTTATCAATCTGAATTACTTTCATACTAAGAAAATATGTCATTTTCCCTAAGTCAGTCATCTCAAAAACATCCTGTATTTGCACTTTAAACTTATCAATCGGCTCACCCTTGCTTCCTGTTACTAACAAGTCATCCACATAAAGTGACACAATCAACAGGGTTTTATTCTCTTATTTCTTCATATAAAGAGTAGGCTTACTGATACTCTTCTCgaacccaagcttagacaggtATGTATCAACCCTATTATACCAGGCCCATGGTGTCTGTTTTAGACCATATAAGGCCTTTTTCAGCTTGTAGACCTTGTCCTCTTCACTAGGAACCTGAACCCTTCTGGTTGTTCAATAAAAAATTCTTCCTTAAGGAAGCCATTCAGAAAAGTAGACTTGACATCCAGTTGATGCACTCTTCAACCCTTTTGAGTTCTTAAGGCAAACAAGAGCCTTATCGTGTTTAACCTTGCAACAGGAGAAAATGTCTCAATGAAGTTGATCCCATACTGTTGGTTGTATCCCTTCACCACAagtcttgccttgtctttgttTAGAGAGTCATATCATTGTACTTGACTCTAAACACTTACTTCATACTaataatgtgacagcccaaagttgaccctagtcgggaagtggtttcgggaccgttaaaccgagtcactaaaatgtttgaatgtgatacttattgtctagaatatgtaataatgaatgtgtgaaaatttcaagcttcaatttggttgatttcatgtgaatttagttaataggacttatgtgagaaaattctaaaatgtgataggtcaatgtgtgaggacctattagtgcatgtggacaaagggggggacttgcatgtcaaatttcccccctaatgagtagtggccggccatgacaaggaaggatgggcaaaacatgtcatgaaacatgttttgttagtggaagaataaaataagaagtatgggtaataaagaaatggaaaacaaaagaaaaaaaaattgtgtgtgtagtgtttgtccccccccccattgtcgtgagctcaagagaagaaaggagaaaagtttgtgttcatcctttctcacctccattttagcctaaattagaaagaaaaacaaagaaaaaaatttctcatcctttggttcatccttggccaaaaattttaaggaggaaagaagaagaaaggtgaagagattcggccatgcatgtagctaggccaaggtatgtttaatgatgttccatgagatgcatgcatgttttagttgttagcttgagttctacctagcccatggtctaaatcttgctatgtgatggaaatggcacttgaccatggatgcatcattcttggttggtgtttgatgttgtggtgatgaggcatgaggatgagttaagattcggcctaggtggaggttgtgttaatgccattgcatgcaaaatatgaagcttgttaatgatgcatgtgatgatggcttgatgattcttgaacctcctttttagcatttttttttgtgtgagcacatatgtgcattggttgctaaatggagaagaatcggctagcaagatgtgtgctaaggccgaatgtaactttgcatgttaatgagcaatgcatgtgttaaattgatgaaaagggggaggatgctttactagtgtgtatatgtgtgtattaagtgttgaaatcgaccccaaaaatggacatgcatattcggccaaggggaaagaaattagctaatatgttgtgttgatgcatgatttttgcatgtatgagactttaatgtctaatgtatgaatatgggctaagtgccttgtgttcatcttttgatgcctaaaatgatgaaatcaatttatttgtttgattaagctcaagagcaaaggggaaataaaaccgataaagggaaggaaaaagtggttgaatagctagcggaatcgttcgacaacacccgaggtaagttcttgagtaagagagcttaaatttcgatgtgattaaatcatgctctatgtgtggctattgagccgaatgtgcaaggacaatatgtgccttgtgtttgagtttcgtaaacgaaaatgaaatatgaatgtaccatgaattattgttagatgtgcatgattaattgaatgctgtccgggctaagtcccgaaggctttgtgctaagcgaatatatccggactaagatccgaaggcctttgtgcgagatactaaagccgggttaagtcccgaaggcattcgtgcgagttattaaagccgggttaagtcccgaaggcattcgtgcgagttattaaagccgggttaagtcccgaaggcattcgtgcgagttgttaaatccgggttacgtcccgaaggcattgtgtgagttactaaaatcgggctatgtcccgaaggcatttgaacgaggagctatatccggttaaatcccgaaggtacgtgatttggtaatgaatgagcttgctgtaaaattccagcgaatactcgaaaaacatcccaatatggggatatgttacgtatgtgttgaatttaatcgagcccttacaaataaatgttcgctcagttgataaacgagctatcggccttcggctaagttagtctattgtgtatgtgcataagggttgttaatgttgtgaagcaagtttaatatcgataaattgcgtattatgaaatattccgtttagctaaatgtgtgatattctttgtttatgctggaattccttgctcaaacttactaagcataaattgcttactcgttacattgctcctctgttttatagatttttggttctccagctatcggactcgggatcttgaagtcgaagtcgcccacactatcaaaggctcttttgggtactattttggttgaattttgttatggcatgtataggactacccattgttgtctttcgagtaccttatgaaatgtataagtgtacagccatgcgaaaatggcttgtagaagtggagtatggcattagaccattcgtatttatgaatgtatagatggtttcatgatgtaactatagttggaatggaagtgttgagcaaatgatcagccactagaatggctaagtatgatcatatgtgggcttatgtatgacaaggccctagttggtccatgaaaccccaaattaggtaaggttcactttgaaaacagaagctgatagcagcagtggtgtggattggaaaaatcacaagaattcgtaggagtggaattaaatagtgaataaattatgtaatcgaaccttgatgaatctactttcatatggaagtaacgaaacaattataggaacagtacagtaagagatattcgggttcttgtggaacagggccagaacagtttctggattccctgttccgcctttggaaattcactataaattgaccagagataattaggggtcataccatatatgtatggattcctctctgagtctagtttccatagaaacaaacggaatcagtattgaagctctgtgcagagagatatcccagtcgtaatgggaaaaggtcagtgtagtcgacccctgtaacatgggagactttgactaataaactgtactaattggcccgaccaaaaattctagaaaaaaatacataggtggggacatgagtctaatttcagggaaaaatcacaaaactgattttcgagttgtgaaactcaagatatgatttttaaagcgactagtactcagactgggcagtgtctggaaaaattttcaaagtttgttaacatctcgtgtccgactccggtgtcggtctcgggttcggggtgttacattttattggtatcagagctacggtttagtcgattctaggactaccgtaatgttttgggtctagctatacatgccattttaagtgattacttgatagtgtggtgatttccgacaattgtaaatgtgtttatttatagtaatggatcccgatcgtgaccgagaggtagctgatgatcttgagagtgtagcgcctgctcccgcacaagggacagtgccggcaaactctcaacctaatgctagtaatcagaatgatgaagctagacaagcattctatagcgtgatgaatgattggtttaaccaatacattcgaactaatatggctgttccacaacctccattcccgaacaaatactacccccgcacctacaataccgccggtaacggaccaaataaggtcacataagccccagttgacagaatccgaaaacatggggctactgaatttaaggctatggatagcgatgatgccgagcaagctgaattttggctggacaacactatccgggtactcgatgagctatcttgtacacccgatg
This window of the Gossypium hirsutum isolate 1008001.06 chromosome A09, Gossypium_hirsutum_v2.1, whole genome shotgun sequence genome carries:
- the LOC107889896 gene encoding secreted RxLR effector protein 161-like; the encoded protein is MKRVQVPSEEDKVYKLKKALYGLKQTPWACTPVAQGEKLTNNGNHERVDEKEYSSLVGCLFFLTATRPDIMFAVRLLSRFIHGCDVVHFKAAKRVLRYVKGTLNYGVKFKKAKELKLIGYSDSDWSSKKQQTVAQSIAEVEYIAAVAVVNLAI